One stretch of Brevibacillus laterosporus DNA includes these proteins:
- a CDS encoding DEAD/DEAH box helicase, whose translation MTTLHGIWLPDAFFLFCLRGGEIVPVSNWMEQLSTEQQMKLMKSGKVGIRTFQVPYWFDQGEYYPSNKPKLMVQQISGLSITMKEALPFLWQTDEAMLQHSGFQLGDSLHYFRKVAYFALQMLWHANIRPGVQVRKGKRYGYSEADATWDLDVTKEEVRTFSHTLALSMPAICRAYDPQKTGGSDIMTDPHHIQSDFLQHAIQITVHDWLNMEAEELRQQISKGKGDFSLQWLRGLLTRAMEPIEGTTKELQSFKQQVDMWTKGEGRNKRDCVGQHAMRLYMRLEPPQQIELEVEEFPFILHVYLQPVTEPSRLISAKEIWLGSDEAVAFFGKWLGRAQEFLLEQLGRASTQFPVLQAVLRQGLVEQIQLPVHEAFHFLQDTAPRLQAEGVGVQLPSWWLKRGRKRIGLKIRVMQDHSLYSADSSAAIHRLGLHELLRFDAKAALGDQDISLTELEKIADSKLPFIQLRGEWTEVNQESVKRMLQYLKRAEQDEITLHDMLYLMAEMEASDEWQDIPVVDFELPIALDDLLHGRLEQNLDHIDTPQGLQGVLRPYQKRGYAWLQLMSKLGFGVCLADDMGLGKTIQMITVLTAEKLTAPAIIVCPTSLMNNWSKEIERFAPTLRVYTHHGPERLHQQALQEKVAEHDVVITSYSLVNRDLADLIEIDWSYLVLDEAQNIKNSKSKQARSAMKIHAQHRIAMTGTPIENRLSELWSIFHFLNPGYLGTLTQFRTQFTLPIERYREQDRMESLRKLVRPFILRRLKTDPSIIVDLPEKIESKTYCTLSEEQATLYQAAVNQMMQKINSVEGMQRRGYVLATLTHLKQICNHPALYLHQSADHLERRSGKVRRVTELVHDIMEQQEAVLLFTQYVDMGTMLANHFRDVFQEDVLFLHGGVSKQDRDDMIDRFQSGMGPRIFILSLKAGGVGLNLTRANHVIHFDRWWNPAVENQATDRAYRIGQKKNVHVHRLICQGTLEERIDQLMESKRELAEQVIHTGEQWITELSANELHSLFELREDLICQEEDDLL comes from the coding sequence ATGACGACGTTGCACGGTATCTGGTTACCAGATGCTTTTTTTCTTTTCTGTTTGCGCGGCGGCGAGATTGTACCCGTCAGTAATTGGATGGAACAATTGTCGACCGAACAACAGATGAAATTGATGAAGTCTGGAAAAGTAGGCATTCGTACCTTTCAAGTACCGTATTGGTTTGATCAAGGGGAATACTATCCGTCCAATAAGCCAAAATTGATGGTACAACAGATTAGCGGCTTAAGTATTACCATGAAAGAAGCTTTACCATTCCTGTGGCAGACAGACGAAGCTATGTTGCAGCATAGTGGTTTTCAACTAGGTGATAGCCTACATTATTTCCGAAAAGTAGCGTACTTTGCTTTACAAATGCTATGGCATGCGAATATCCGTCCCGGAGTGCAGGTACGTAAAGGAAAGCGGTACGGCTATTCAGAGGCAGATGCTACTTGGGATTTAGACGTAACTAAGGAAGAAGTGCGCACATTTTCACATACGTTGGCACTTAGTATGCCAGCCATCTGTCGAGCGTATGACCCACAGAAGACGGGTGGAAGCGACATCATGACAGATCCGCATCACATACAATCGGATTTTTTACAACATGCAATTCAGATTACCGTGCATGATTGGCTGAATATGGAGGCCGAAGAGCTACGCCAACAGATCAGCAAAGGTAAGGGAGATTTCTCTTTGCAGTGGTTACGGGGATTACTAACTCGTGCTATGGAACCCATCGAGGGAACTACGAAGGAATTGCAAAGCTTTAAACAGCAAGTAGATATGTGGACAAAGGGAGAAGGACGGAATAAAAGGGATTGTGTGGGTCAGCATGCTATGCGGCTTTACATGCGGCTTGAACCACCTCAACAGATCGAATTAGAAGTGGAAGAGTTTCCTTTTATATTACATGTGTACCTACAACCCGTTACTGAACCATCTCGCCTTATTTCAGCTAAGGAAATTTGGTTAGGATCTGATGAGGCCGTCGCCTTTTTTGGTAAATGGCTAGGCAGAGCCCAAGAATTTTTGTTGGAACAATTGGGGCGTGCGTCTACACAATTTCCAGTACTACAAGCAGTGTTACGCCAAGGCTTAGTGGAACAAATTCAGTTACCTGTACATGAAGCCTTTCATTTTTTACAAGATACCGCTCCACGTCTGCAAGCAGAAGGAGTTGGTGTTCAATTACCTTCTTGGTGGTTAAAACGTGGTCGCAAACGAATAGGTTTAAAAATAAGAGTCATGCAGGATCACTCTCTTTATTCAGCGGATTCATCAGCCGCTATTCATCGTTTAGGTTTACATGAATTACTCCGTTTTGATGCAAAAGCTGCTTTGGGAGATCAAGATATAAGTTTGACTGAATTGGAGAAAATTGCGGATTCTAAACTTCCTTTTATACAATTACGTGGTGAATGGACAGAGGTAAATCAAGAATCAGTCAAGCGGATGTTGCAATATTTAAAACGAGCGGAGCAAGATGAGATCACGTTGCATGACATGCTCTACTTGATGGCTGAAATGGAAGCAAGCGATGAATGGCAGGATATTCCTGTTGTTGATTTCGAACTTCCAATAGCCCTTGACGATCTATTACATGGACGACTGGAACAGAATTTAGATCATATTGATACCCCACAAGGACTACAAGGGGTTTTGCGTCCCTATCAAAAACGGGGGTATGCATGGTTACAGCTCATGTCCAAATTAGGATTTGGCGTCTGTTTAGCAGATGATATGGGTCTGGGAAAAACGATACAGATGATCACAGTATTGACGGCGGAGAAGCTAACGGCACCGGCAATAATCGTATGTCCGACCTCATTGATGAATAATTGGAGTAAAGAAATTGAACGTTTTGCCCCAACACTACGGGTGTATACTCACCATGGACCAGAACGCTTGCATCAACAAGCCTTGCAAGAAAAAGTAGCTGAACATGATGTTGTGATTACTTCTTATTCCTTAGTGAATCGTGATTTGGCTGATTTAATTGAAATAGATTGGTCCTATTTAGTGTTAGACGAGGCTCAGAATATCAAAAACAGTAAAAGTAAGCAGGCGAGAAGCGCCATGAAAATACATGCCCAACATCGGATTGCGATGACGGGTACACCGATTGAAAACCGATTGAGTGAGCTTTGGTCAATCTTCCATTTTTTAAATCCTGGTTATTTAGGAACCTTAACGCAATTTCGTACGCAATTTACTCTACCCATCGAAAGGTATCGTGAACAGGATCGTATGGAGTCTCTGCGCAAATTGGTGAGGCCTTTTATATTGCGTCGCTTAAAGACAGATCCAAGCATTATTGTGGATTTACCAGAAAAAATCGAAAGCAAAACGTATTGCACACTGTCAGAGGAACAAGCAACCTTGTATCAAGCAGCCGTCAATCAGATGATGCAAAAAATCAATTCGGTAGAAGGAATGCAACGCCGTGGGTATGTCCTTGCCACTTTGACGCATCTCAAACAAATTTGTAATCATCCAGCTTTGTATTTACACCAGTCTGCCGATCATTTGGAGCGCCGTTCTGGTAAAGTACGTCGTGTGACAGAACTTGTTCACGATATTATGGAACAACAGGAAGCTGTGTTACTGTTTACGCAATATGTGGACATGGGAACAATGCTTGCAAATCATTTTCGTGATGTGTTTCAAGAGGACGTTCTCTTTTTGCATGGAGGTGTCAGTAAACAAGATCGTGATGATATGATTGATCGCTTTCAGTCTGGTATGGGACCGCGTATCTTTATTTTGTCATTAAAAGCTGGCGGTGTCGGTCTGAATTTAACCAGAGCAAATCACGTCATTCACTTTGATCGCTGGTGGAATCCTGCTGTGGAGAATCAGGCAACAGATCGGGCTTACCGAATTGGTCAGAAGAAAAATGTTCACGTCCATCGATTGATTTGTCAGGGAACACTGGAAGAGCGCATTGATCAGTTGATGGAATCGAAGCGCGAATTGGCGGAACAGGTCATTCACACCGGTGAACAGTGGATTACGGAGTTGTCTGCAAATGAACTACACTCCTTATTTGAGCTACGTGAGGATTTGATCTGCCAAGAGGAGGATGACTTGTTGTGA
- a CDS encoding ATP-binding cassette domain-containing protein, with the protein MISTNGVTLRYGKRALFEEVNIKFTPGNCYGLIGANGAGKSTFLKILSGEIEPNQGEVILTPGERLAVLKQDHYVFDECEVLKTVMMGHSRLYDIMEEKNALYMKEDFSEADGIRASELEGEFEDLNGWQAESDAAALLIGLGIAADLHDKKMVELDGSLKVRVLLAQALFGNPDILLLDEPTNHLDIESIRWLENFLANYENTVIVVSHDRHFLNQVCTHIADIDFGKIQMYVGNYDFWYESSQLALKLMREQNKKKEEKMKELESFIARFSANASKSKQATSRKKMLDKISLDDIRPSSRRYPFINFKPEREAGKNILEIEGLTKTIEGEKVFDNLHLIINKGDKVALVGPNGHIKTALFQILMGEMEADSGTHSWGVTTSQAYFPKDNSEYFEGCDLTLVDWLRQYSKNQDETFLRGFLGRMLFSGEEALKKANVLSGGEKVRCMLSKMMMVGANVIMLDEPTNHLDLESITALNNGLIEYDGTMLFVSHDHQFVQTIANRIIEITPKGIIDKMMTYDEYLESEEIKQLREKLYSE; encoded by the coding sequence ATGATAAGTACAAATGGTGTTACCCTGCGATATGGGAAACGCGCTTTGTTTGAAGAGGTAAATATCAAGTTCACACCCGGTAACTGCTATGGATTAATTGGGGCAAACGGAGCTGGTAAATCTACATTTCTGAAGATTTTATCCGGCGAAATCGAACCAAACCAAGGGGAGGTTATCTTAACTCCTGGTGAACGTCTTGCCGTTCTAAAGCAAGATCATTATGTGTTCGATGAATGCGAAGTCCTGAAAACGGTAATGATGGGTCATAGCAGATTGTATGACATCATGGAAGAGAAAAATGCTCTGTACATGAAGGAAGATTTCTCCGAAGCAGACGGAATTCGTGCATCTGAATTGGAAGGCGAATTCGAAGACTTGAATGGCTGGCAAGCTGAATCTGATGCTGCTGCGCTACTGATTGGTCTAGGTATTGCCGCTGACTTGCATGATAAGAAAATGGTAGAGTTAGATGGAAGCCTGAAAGTACGTGTGTTGTTGGCACAAGCTTTGTTTGGTAATCCAGATATCCTTCTACTAGATGAGCCAACCAACCACTTGGACATCGAATCCATTCGTTGGTTAGAAAACTTCTTGGCTAACTATGAAAATACTGTTATTGTCGTATCCCATGACCGTCACTTCCTAAACCAAGTATGTACGCACATTGCTGACATCGACTTTGGTAAGATTCAGATGTATGTGGGTAACTACGATTTCTGGTATGAGTCTAGTCAACTTGCTCTTAAATTAATGAGAGAGCAAAACAAGAAAAAAGAAGAGAAAATGAAAGAATTGGAAAGCTTTATTGCACGCTTTAGTGCCAATGCTTCCAAATCAAAACAAGCGACTTCCCGTAAGAAGATGTTGGATAAGATCTCACTGGATGATATCCGACCTTCTAGCCGTCGTTATCCATTTATTAACTTCAAGCCTGAGCGCGAAGCTGGTAAAAACATTTTGGAAATTGAAGGTTTAACCAAGACTATTGAAGGTGAAAAAGTATTTGACAATCTTCACCTGATTATTAATAAAGGTGATAAGGTTGCGCTAGTAGGTCCAAATGGTCACATCAAAACAGCGTTGTTCCAAATTTTGATGGGTGAAATGGAAGCTGACAGCGGAACTCATTCTTGGGGTGTGACAACTTCTCAAGCGTATTTCCCTAAAGATAACTCTGAGTACTTTGAGGGATGCGATTTAACGCTGGTAGACTGGTTGCGTCAATACTCCAAAAATCAAGATGAGACCTTCTTGCGCGGTTTCTTAGGCAGAATGTTGTTCTCTGGTGAGGAAGCATTGAAGAAAGCCAATGTTTTGTCTGGTGGAGAGAAAGTTCGTTGTATGCTATCCAAAATGATGATGGTGGGCGCAAACGTTATCATGTTAGATGAACCTACCAACCACTTGGATTTGGAATCGATTACAGCGCTAAATAATGGTCTAATTGAATATGATGGTACGATGTTGTTTGTTTCACATGACCATCAGTTCGTTCAAACCATCGCGAACCGCATTATTGAAATCACACCAAAAGGTATCATTGATAAGATGATGACATACGATGAATATCTGGAAAGCGAAGAGATCAAACAACTTCGCGAAAAATTGTACAGCGAGTAA
- a CDS encoding b(o/a)3-type cytochrome-c oxidase subunit 1 → MVAELKNLNKTQPVVKVDAAAAKLSLVHVYVAYIGFAIAILCGLLQGLVRGGIITLPSWLGYYQILTAHGVLLGLVFTTFFIIGFFISGCARTSEGKLTPLALKLGWIGWILMTVGTAMATVAILSNEASVLYTFYAPMKASPLFYIGSALLVVGSWFGGYSIFANYIHWRKTHKGKTSPLFQFMAVSTMILWQIATLGVAAEVLLQLIPWSLGWVPEVNVLLSRTLFWYFGHPLVYFWLMPAYVCWYVNIPKIIGGKVFSDSLARLSFILLILFSIPVGFHHQLMEPGISDKWKMLHVILTLTVVFPSLMTAFSLFAVFETSGRKKGAKGLFGWFWKLPWKDARFFAPMLGMLAFIPAGAGGIINASNQMNAVVHNTIWVTGHFHLTVGTSIALTFFGITYWLMPHLTGRKMTPALHRLGILQAVMWMVGMLLMSGAMHYLGLQGVPRRTDYTTYFNNAEALSWIPPQQLMGFGGAILFFAGALMVGILFYLIFKAPKGEEEYPIAESQEAVEHTPKILERWSLWLGIAVFLILVAYAYPIYQLIDHAPPGSKPFITW, encoded by the coding sequence ATGGTAGCGGAATTAAAGAATTTGAATAAAACGCAACCGGTGGTAAAAGTAGACGCCGCCGCTGCAAAACTTTCGTTGGTACATGTGTATGTAGCTTATATTGGATTTGCGATCGCTATTCTGTGTGGCTTACTTCAAGGTCTTGTTCGGGGTGGAATTATTACCTTACCATCTTGGCTAGGCTATTATCAGATTTTAACAGCGCATGGGGTTTTATTAGGTTTAGTTTTTACAACATTCTTTATTATTGGTTTTTTCATATCAGGCTGTGCTCGAACGTCAGAGGGAAAGTTGACTCCTCTTGCTTTAAAATTAGGCTGGATCGGTTGGATTCTAATGACGGTTGGTACAGCAATGGCGACAGTAGCCATTCTATCCAATGAGGCATCTGTCCTGTACACTTTCTATGCACCGATGAAAGCTTCGCCGCTGTTCTATATTGGGTCAGCTCTGCTAGTCGTAGGTAGCTGGTTTGGTGGATATTCAATTTTTGCTAATTATATTCATTGGAGAAAAACACATAAAGGAAAAACGTCCCCGCTCTTTCAATTTATGGCCGTTTCTACGATGATCTTGTGGCAGATTGCGACGCTAGGGGTAGCAGCAGAGGTCTTGTTACAGCTTATTCCATGGTCCTTGGGCTGGGTACCAGAAGTTAATGTATTGTTAAGCCGGACTTTATTTTGGTATTTCGGTCATCCACTTGTTTATTTTTGGTTAATGCCCGCTTATGTTTGTTGGTATGTTAATATTCCAAAAATCATTGGTGGGAAAGTATTTAGTGACTCGCTTGCGCGTTTATCATTTATCCTACTTATTCTGTTTTCTATTCCGGTAGGCTTTCATCACCAGCTAATGGAACCGGGAATCTCTGACAAATGGAAAATGTTGCATGTTATCTTAACTTTAACCGTAGTATTCCCATCGCTTATGACGGCATTCTCTTTATTTGCCGTATTTGAGACATCTGGACGTAAAAAAGGTGCGAAAGGCTTGTTTGGCTGGTTTTGGAAATTGCCTTGGAAGGATGCTCGTTTCTTTGCGCCTATGCTCGGTATGCTAGCTTTTATTCCAGCGGGTGCAGGCGGGATCATCAATGCTAGTAACCAAATGAATGCGGTTGTGCATAACACAATCTGGGTAACGGGACACTTCCACTTAACGGTAGGAACAAGTATTGCTCTCACGTTCTTTGGAATTACGTATTGGTTAATGCCCCATTTAACAGGCCGCAAGATGACTCCTGCTTTGCATCGATTGGGTATTTTACAAGCCGTCATGTGGATGGTTGGTATGCTACTTATGTCAGGTGCAATGCATTATCTCGGCTTGCAAGGTGTGCCGCGTCGTACAGATTACACTACCTATTTTAACAATGCGGAAGCTCTTAGCTGGATACCTCCACAGCAGCTCATGGGCTTTGGTGGTGCTATCCTGTTCTTTGCGGGAGCATTGATGGTAGGTATCTTGTTTTATCTGATCTTTAAGGCACCAAAAGGAGAAGAAGAGTATCCTATCGCTGAATCCCAAGAAGCAGTCGAGCATACTCCAAAAATTTTGGAGCGTTGGTCCTTATGGCTAGGGATTGCAGTATTCCTGATTCTTGTGGCATATGCGTATCCGATCTATCAATTGATTGACCATGCACCGCCTGGATCAAAACCGTTTATTACTTGGTAA
- a CDS encoding cytochrome C oxidase subunit II produces MHLHRFEKIWLIVGGATLVLFLIVLSVNAYAMGMMPPSHMKMIDPKKVDETAPFDNLGLHKTGDNEYDLVMTSFIFTFQPNQIEVPVGAKVKFVVTSKDVVHGFEIPKTNVNIMVLPGHISEVTHTFNKPGTYLILCNEYCGAGHQLMAATIVVK; encoded by the coding sequence ATGCATTTACACCGCTTTGAAAAAATTTGGCTGATTGTTGGGGGAGCAACATTGGTGCTTTTTTTAATCGTCTTATCTGTCAATGCCTATGCAATGGGCATGATGCCGCCAAGCCATATGAAAATGATTGATCCCAAAAAAGTTGATGAAACAGCTCCATTTGATAATCTAGGACTGCATAAAACGGGTGATAACGAATACGATCTTGTCATGACATCATTTATTTTTACATTCCAACCTAATCAAATTGAAGTTCCAGTCGGTGCCAAAGTTAAATTTGTTGTAACTAGTAAAGACGTGGTACACGGCTTCGAAATACCAAAAACAAATGTGAACATCATGGTGTTACCTGGTCATATCAGCGAAGTCACTCACACATTCAACAAGCCAGGAACGTACTTGATTCTCTGTAACGAATATTGTGGAGCTGGTCACCAGTTGATGGCAGCTACAATCGTTGTGAAGTGA
- a CDS encoding cytochrome c oxidase subunit 2A — MSGPQTQPNQQEEKEKHQEGELNLKGTLASVFLVGLFIAVTWFAVFWIFLSRG; from the coding sequence ATGAGCGGTCCCCAAACTCAACCTAATCAACAGGAAGAGAAAGAGAAGCATCAGGAAGGCGAACTAAATTTGAAGGGAACTTTAGCTTCGGTCTTTCTGGTAGGTCTGTTTATCGCAGTGACTTGGTTTGCTGTTTTTTGGATTTTCCTAAGCAGAGGGTAG
- the lsa gene encoding Lsa family ABC-F type ribosomal protection protein — protein MSLINVTNLTFAYDGSFDNIFENVSFQIDTDWKLGFTGRNGRGKTTFLNLLRGKYEYSGNISANVSFEYFPFLVENKENNTLDVINDIFPDYLHWKLMRELSLLKVSEDVLYRPFDSLSNGEQTKVLLATLFLKENSFLLIDEPTNHLDMNARKLVSDYLNSKSGFILVSHDRSFLDNCVDHILSINKTNVEIQKGNFSDWWENKKRQDNFELAENEKLRKDIKRLSDSAKRTSNWSYEVEKTKNGTRNSGSKVDKGYIGHKAAKMMKRSKVIEQRQQSAIDERSKLLKNIENPDSLKISQLAFHKNQLAELENVSIYYGEKMVCTDISFTIEQGERIALLGKNGSGKSSIIKLICGENINYTGPFRKGSQLKISYVSQDTSHLQGNLTDYARNNGVDESLFKSILRKLDFSRVQFEKDISAFSGGQKKKVLIAKSLCEKVHLHIWDEPLNFIDIISRMQIEELLLEYSPTILFVEHDSEFCKNIATKIIEL, from the coding sequence ATGTCATTAATAAATGTTACAAACCTGACGTTTGCCTATGATGGCAGTTTCGATAACATATTTGAAAACGTAAGTTTCCAAATAGATACCGATTGGAAATTAGGATTTACGGGAAGAAACGGTAGAGGTAAGACAACATTTCTCAACTTGTTGCGTGGTAAATATGAATACAGCGGAAATATTTCTGCTAATGTCAGTTTCGAATATTTTCCTTTCCTTGTCGAAAACAAGGAAAATAATACCCTTGATGTAATCAACGACATTTTTCCAGACTATCTTCACTGGAAATTAATGCGTGAACTTTCATTGCTAAAGGTTTCTGAGGATGTTTTATATCGGCCCTTTGATTCATTGTCCAACGGAGAGCAAACGAAAGTGTTGTTGGCTACATTATTTCTTAAGGAAAATAGTTTTCTGTTAATTGATGAACCAACCAATCATCTTGACATGAATGCAAGAAAACTTGTCAGTGATTATCTCAATTCCAAAAGCGGATTTATTCTTGTGTCTCACGACAGATCATTTCTTGATAACTGCGTAGATCACATACTTTCAATCAATAAGACCAACGTAGAAATTCAAAAAGGTAATTTCTCCGATTGGTGGGAAAATAAAAAGAGACAAGATAACTTTGAGCTTGCAGAGAACGAAAAGCTAAGAAAAGACATTAAACGCTTGTCGGATTCTGCTAAACGAACGAGCAACTGGTCATACGAAGTGGAAAAAACGAAAAATGGTACAAGAAATTCCGGTTCCAAGGTAGATAAAGGGTATATTGGTCACAAGGCTGCTAAAATGATGAAACGCTCTAAAGTAATTGAGCAAAGACAACAATCTGCTATTGATGAAAGGTCTAAGCTCCTTAAAAATATTGAAAACCCTGACAGCTTAAAGATTTCACAACTTGCTTTTCATAAAAACCAACTTGCTGAGCTTGAAAATGTTTCGATTTATTACGGTGAGAAGATGGTTTGCACAGATATAAGTTTTACTATTGAGCAAGGTGAGCGAATTGCGCTTTTAGGGAAAAACGGTTCCGGAAAATCAAGTATTATCAAACTTATTTGCGGTGAGAATATCAACTATACTGGCCCTTTCAGAAAGGGAAGTCAGCTTAAAATATCCTATGTTTCACAGGACACCTCACATTTACAGGGCAATTTAACGGACTACGCTAGAAACAATGGGGTTGATGAAAGCCTTTTTAAATCTATTTTAAGAAAACTTGATTTTTCCAGAGTTCAATTTGAAAAGGATATTTCAGCTTTTAGCGGCGGCCAAAAGAAGAAAGTGCTGATTGCAAAAAGTCTTTGTGAGAAAGTTCATTTGCATATTTGGGATGAACCGCTTAATTTTATTGATATTATTTCTCGCATGCAAATTGAAGAGTTACTGCTTGAATACTCACCAACCATTCTTTTTGTGGAGCATGACAGTGAATTTTGCAAAAATATTGCTACAAAGATCATTGAACTCTAA
- a CDS encoding sterol carrier protein — MLQELETLAERINQNPSVIEGWWAVYQFDVSGEQGGTYQVQFNNNHVQVTEGKPNQSQCTLQLSDSNFKKLLQKQLNPTTALMLGKIKIKGDIALALRLQSLFA; from the coding sequence GTGTTGCAAGAACTGGAGACGCTTGCTGAACGAATAAATCAAAACCCTTCTGTCATTGAAGGGTGGTGGGCAGTTTATCAATTTGATGTGAGTGGAGAGCAGGGAGGTACCTATCAGGTTCAATTTAATAACAACCATGTTCAAGTAACAGAAGGGAAACCCAACCAATCACAATGTACTCTCCAACTATCCGATTCCAATTTTAAAAAACTCTTACAAAAGCAATTAAATCCTACGACTGCTTTGATGCTGGGTAAAATAAAGATAAAAGGAGATATAGCGTTAGCGTTACGATTGCAAAGTTTATTTGCATAA
- a CDS encoding YycC family protein — MRPLQISAETAVKLAEQLGVPLERLMHMPQHILMQKLMEISQQEATEKQQAETDEKE, encoded by the coding sequence ATGAGACCTTTACAAATTTCAGCGGAAACAGCTGTTAAGTTAGCAGAACAGCTTGGGGTACCTTTGGAAAGATTAATGCACATGCCTCAACATATATTGATGCAAAAGCTTATGGAGATTTCTCAACAGGAAGCGACAGAAAAGCAACAGGCAGAGACGGATGAGAAAGAATAA
- a CDS encoding thioredoxin family protein translates to MAINLQLKKGTGISMRQFMDTMNKNKETFLDWYQRFSWETEEERSQIEAAVQQGGFQAFLLSAEWCGDVVRNVPVLFRVAEAVKLPVEVLVMEDHLDVMDQFLTMGGRAIPVFIICNKAGDVLGTWGPRPAHVQKIMIQFKQENPDREATDYQDKIMVARKEMLTQYGEDTGYQQVIVHELSDLFRQIQS, encoded by the coding sequence ATGGCGATCAATTTGCAATTAAAAAAAGGGACAGGAATTAGCATGCGGCAATTCATGGACACGATGAATAAGAATAAAGAGACATTCCTAGACTGGTATCAAAGATTTTCGTGGGAAACAGAGGAGGAGCGCTCGCAAATAGAAGCGGCTGTTCAACAAGGAGGGTTTCAAGCATTTTTATTGAGCGCAGAATGGTGCGGGGATGTAGTTCGTAATGTACCGGTATTGTTTCGTGTGGCAGAAGCAGTCAAGTTACCCGTTGAAGTATTAGTCATGGAGGATCATCTCGATGTGATGGATCAATTTTTGACTATGGGTGGCCGGGCTATTCCTGTTTTCATCATTTGTAACAAGGCAGGAGATGTGCTTGGAACATGGGGGCCGCGACCAGCGCATGTTCAGAAGATTATGATTCAGTTTAAACAAGAGAATCCAGATCGGGAAGCTACTGATTATCAAGATAAAATCATGGTCGCTCGTAAAGAGATGCTTACTCAATACGGCGAAGATACAGGCTATCAACAGGTTATCGTGCACGAATTATCCGACTTATTCCGCCAGATACAATCATAA
- a CDS encoding gfo/Idh/MocA family oxidoreductase codes for MKVGVIGTGVMGKHHVRVYSSLIDQCQLVGVYDADQKRAQEIAREYDILSFATLDELLERVDAVSIAVPIPAHYEVGMACIRHGVHMLMEKPITATVAEAGKLIDRAKEAHLQLQVGHIELFNPAIAVLRSILEGEEIIAIDMHRMSPMEPRIQGIDVVLDSMLHDIYILQHIQPGALDRLHAVGQYYQGAIKHAVALFQFESGVIAQITASHLTEEKVRTLRVVTRRAFVQVDLLDKKVVVSRATNFYLEKQSDGYSQQNILEKVIVPGVEPLRAELLNFLQSITAKKPALITGESGLQALRLATEITQQIERNVSA; via the coding sequence GTGAAAGTAGGAGTGATTGGGACCGGCGTAATGGGCAAACATCATGTACGTGTCTACTCCTCACTCATTGACCAGTGCCAGTTGGTAGGCGTTTATGATGCAGATCAAAAGCGAGCGCAAGAGATCGCGCGGGAATATGATATTCTTTCGTTTGCTACTCTAGACGAACTGCTGGAGCGAGTAGACGCAGTGAGTATCGCTGTTCCGATACCTGCCCATTATGAGGTGGGGATGGCTTGTATTCGTCATGGGGTGCATATGTTAATGGAAAAGCCGATTACCGCGACTGTAGCGGAAGCAGGTAAACTGATCGATAGAGCTAAAGAAGCTCATCTTCAATTGCAAGTGGGGCACATCGAACTGTTCAATCCAGCAATTGCGGTGTTACGCTCCATTTTGGAAGGTGAAGAGATTATCGCCATTGATATGCATCGCATGAGTCCGATGGAACCACGTATACAAGGAATTGATGTGGTATTGGATTCTATGCTTCATGACATATATATTTTGCAGCATATACAGCCGGGGGCATTAGACAGATTGCATGCGGTCGGTCAATATTATCAAGGAGCGATCAAACATGCTGTGGCTTTGTTTCAATTTGAATCTGGAGTTATTGCTCAAATAACCGCGAGCCATTTAACGGAAGAAAAAGTACGAACCTTGCGGGTGGTTACCAGACGGGCGTTTGTCCAAGTCGATCTTCTCGATAAAAAGGTGGTCGTTTCCCGTGCCACCAATTTCTATTTAGAGAAACAAAGTGATGGTTATAGTCAACAAAACATTTTGGAAAAAGTGATTGTACCAGGAGTTGAGCCGCTACGGGCAGAATTATTAAATTTTTTACAAAGTATAACTGCGAAAAAGCCGGCTTTGATCACAGGCGAGTCAGGTCTACAAGCATTACGATTAGCAACAGAAATTACCCAACAAATCGAGCGAAATGTATCAGCTTGA